The genome window GACTGGATTCCCGCTTTCGCGGGAATGACATTGGCCTCCCTACTGAGATTGCTTCGTCGGTGCGCTCCTCGCAAAGACACGGGGGGCAATATGTCACCCTGAGCGAAGGCGAAGGGTCTCTTCGCCCGCGAAGCGAATGACACCTATTCTTGCAAGTGGGCGCTAGCTCAGCAGGTATCCCCCGTCCACCATGAGCATGGTGCCGGTGATGTAGTCCGCGGCTGCGCTGGCGAAGAAGAGCACCACCTTGGCAATATCATCAGGCTCTCCCGGCCGGCCCAGGGGCATGCGGCTCATGAACTTGTTGAAGAGTTCCTCGACACTCTTCCCCGAGGCTTCCCGCGCTACTCTGGTTTTTTCCGTGCCGGGGGTCCAGACGCTGCCCGGGGCCACCGCATTGACCAGGATCCCGTGAGTGCCCCATTCCAGAGCCAGCGCCTTGGTGAGGGAAAGGACTCCGCCCTTGGAGGCATTGTAGTGAGATACCTCACCCATGGGATGCACCGCGTCTATCGAGGCTAAATTGATGATCTTTCCTCCGTGCTTGGCCTTTATCATCTCACGGGCGGCGGCCTGACAATAGAAGAAGACTCCTTTGAGGTTAATATCAATAGTCCTATCCCATAGTTCCTCGGTCGTATCCACCGCCATGGACATCGGATAGATGCCGGCATTATTGACCAGGATATCAAGACTGCCGAAGGCCTCCACCGTGGCCTGCATCACTTTTGTGGCGTCAGCTATGCTGCGGGTATCAGCCCGGATGGCCTCGGCTTTGCGGCCTCTCTCTTTAATGCCCTGTGCCGTCTTGGTAGCCGCATCCAGGTCAATATCGGCAATCATCACACCGGCGCCTGCCTCCGAAAGGCGGTGGGCAATGGCTCTCCCGATGCCCATGCCAGCGCCAGTGACGATAGAGCCCTTCCCGCTCAGGTCGAAAATCTCTGCGATAGTCTTCTTTGCCATGTTTCATCCTCCGTTTCTCAAACTATTCATATTCAACTTCAACCCCCTGTAGTCCCCCAGTCTTGGGGGACATTGAAAGGGTATGGGGGATACCCCCAAGCCCCCGGCAAAGGGGCTTATGCCCCTCTGCACTTCCCAGTGCCAAGCAGTCTCTCATGTTCTTAATTGACTTTGAGGTTATCTATTAACTCTTTTGTAGTCCCCCAGTCTTGGGGGACATTTAAAGGGTATGGGGGACACCCCCAAGCCCCCGGCAAAAGGGCTATGCACTGCCCAGTTGTTAAACAGTCTCTCATATTGTTAATTGGCTTTATAGGTCAGTCCTTCATTGCCAAAAGAGAGACCGGAGACAAGAAGACCGGCTCCTCAGGGAGGTGACCGGCCATTGTTCATTTGAAAGGGCCCAAATTCTCAGGCAAGATAACTCCCGTCTCCCTACGGCATCCTGTAACCAGAATCTGATTTATCATAGGGCATTCCCCTTGGTAAATTCAACTATGAATCTGTGAGAAGGGGCTTCTGCCCCTCTGCACTGCCCGGTTGCTAAACAGTCTCTCAATCTGTGGCCCTATCGCAGGATTTTTCGACAGGACACACAGGGTATGGGGGGTTATAATATCAATACGAAAGGGACTTGTGGATATATCCCGAACACCTCAGGAAATAATTGGCGCACCCACGGGAGGTTCTATCCTGGATAATCGTCAGGAAGTGAAGAAGACCTGTTGCCAGTTTTGCAGCAATATGTGCGGCGTCCTGGTCACTGTTGAGGATGGCAGGGTGGTCAGCATCAAGGGGAACCCGGATCACCCCATGAGCCATGGCTTTGTCTGTGAGAGGGTTCGCATTGCACCGAAATGGCTCTATCACCCGGATCAGTTGATGTACCCTCTGAAGAGGAGAGGCCGTCGCGGTGAGGGGAAGTGGCAGAGGATCGGCTGGGATGAGGCGCTGGCAGAGATCGGGCAGAAGCTGCTCCAGTTGAAGCAGGAATATGGCCCCGAAACCCTGGGAGTCCTTGAAGGCACGTACCGGGGCAATGACTACTGGCCGCGGGGTCGCTTCCTGAGTCTCTTTGGCAATCCCCACAATATCTTTGCGCCAGGTATTATCTGCGGCATTAACGATATGGCCATAAACATGGCTGTCATGGGTGATGTGACTACTTATTCCATCGAGATGGCGCATTCAAAGTGTGTGGTGTACTGGGGCTCTGACCCTTCAGAATCAAGCCTGCGGAACTGGGCCGGCATTCTGAAGAAGAAACGTAAAGGCGACGTTAAGGTGATTGTGGTTGATCCCAGGCAGACCAGGACCGCCGAGATTGCCGATATATGGCTGCGGATAAGGCCGGGAACGGATACTGCCCTGGCTCTTGCATGGCTTAACGTCATTATCAATGAGGGACTGTATAACAAGGAATTCGTGGCCGAATGGACGGTTGGTTTTGAAAAGCTGAAGGATCGTGTGCAGGAGTATCCGCCGCAGCGGGTGGCCGAAATCACCGGCGTTCCGGCGGAGAAGATTGCGGAAGCAGCCAGGATGTATGCCACCAACGGGCCGGCCTCTATGCCGTACGGCGTGGCCATTGACCAGTTGGGGCTTAATGGCACCCGTGCAGAACAGTGCAAGATCATCATGCGTGCCGTCACCGGTAATCTGGGCGTTTTCGGAGGCCACTTGATCGCCCGTCCCGGGGAGCCCAC of Chloroflexota bacterium contains these proteins:
- a CDS encoding SDR family oxidoreductase, which encodes MAKKTIAEIFDLSGKGSIVTGAGMGIGRAIAHRLSEAGAGVMIADIDLDAATKTAQGIKERGRKAEAIRADTRSIADATKVMQATVEAFGSLDILVNNAGIYPMSMAVDTTEELWDRTIDINLKGVFFYCQAAAREMIKAKHGGKIINLASIDAVHPMGEVSHYNASKGGVLSLTKALALEWGTHGILVNAVAPGSVWTPGTEKTRVAREASGKSVEELFNKFMSRMPLGRPGEPDDIAKVVLFFASAAADYITGTMLMVDGGYLLS